A region of Bacteroidia bacterium DNA encodes the following proteins:
- a CDS encoding radical SAM protein: MWQKRKELYQIIKLIDFTRFWNLHKLIFSYWISLITRKTKIWANPFAVSIEPTTNCNLNCAECPTGNNLLTRPLGKINTEIFHLIIDQIYKKTFYLNLYLQGEPFIHTQLTEMISYAIKKKMFVCVSTNGHFLDEATCDKLVKTGIQKIIISVDGATNETYNKYRKGGNLTMVTTGIKTLSESKIKQKTNLPLIVIQMLVNKYNEHEINAVKHLTEYYGANRLELKSMQIYNNSNFLSSISKYNRYIKNNFGDLILKSEIQNRCLRLWTNAVFTWDGNLIPCCYDKNANYIIGSIKDFDFETHWKNQKLNSFRNNVLNNRKNIDICCNCTE; this comes from the coding sequence ATGTGGCAAAAGCGAAAAGAATTATATCAAATTATTAAACTTATAGATTTTACTCGTTTTTGGAATCTGCACAAATTAATTTTTAGCTATTGGATTTCTTTAATTACAAGAAAAACTAAAATATGGGCTAACCCATTTGCAGTTTCTATAGAACCCACAACAAATTGCAATTTAAATTGCGCCGAATGCCCTACAGGCAATAATTTACTAACCCGCCCTTTAGGTAAGATAAATACTGAAATCTTTCATTTAATAATTGATCAGATCTACAAAAAGACTTTTTACCTTAATTTGTACTTACAGGGCGAACCATTTATTCATACTCAACTTACAGAAATGATAAGTTATGCCATAAAAAAGAAAATGTTTGTTTGCGTTTCTACAAATGGGCATTTCTTAGATGAAGCCACATGCGACAAACTTGTAAAAACAGGTATTCAAAAAATAATTATTTCTGTTGATGGTGCAACAAATGAAACATACAACAAATATCGCAAAGGCGGCAATTTAACAATGGTCACAACAGGTATTAAAACTCTGTCGGAATCGAAGATAAAACAAAAAACAAATCTCCCTTTAATTGTAATTCAGATGCTTGTTAACAAATATAACGAGCATGAAATTAATGCAGTAAAACATTTAACAGAATATTATGGCGCAAACAGGCTTGAATTAAAATCAATGCAGATTTATAACAACAGTAACTTTTTATCAAGCATAAGCAAATACAATAGATATATTAAGAATAATTTTGGCGATTTAATTCTAAAATCAGAAATACAAAATCGCTGCCTAAGACTTTGGACTAATGCTGTGTTCACATGGGATGGCAACCTTATTCCATGTTGTTATGACAAGAATGCAAATTATATAATTGGGAGCATTAAAGATTTTGATTTTGAAACACATTGGAAAAACCAGAAGCTAAATTCTTTTCGGAACAATGTTCTTAACAACAGGAAGAATATTGATATCTGTTGTAATTGCACCGAGTAA
- a CDS encoding GIY-YIG nuclease family protein, with translation MKPIGCHNYFTYIITNYDKTVLYTGVTNDIERRLFEHKLDSDTRKLTFAGKYNCFYLLFYEHHSSIEHAIEREKEIKGWSRKKKEILINNFNSKWEFLNDKIKD, from the coding sequence ATGAAACCAATCGGTTGTCATAATTATTTTACATATATCATAACAAACTACGATAAAACTGTTTTGTATACAGGTGTAACAAATGATATTGAAAGAAGATTATTTGAACATAAATTAGATTCAGACACTAGAAAATTAACCTTTGCTGGAAAATACAATTGTTTTTATCTTTTGTTTTACGAACACCATTCAAGTATTGAACATGCTATTGAAAGAGAAAAAGAAATTAAAGGTTGGAGTAGAAAAAAGAAAGAAATTCTGATTAATAATTTTAATTCCAAATGGGAGTTTTTAAATGATAAAATAAAAGATTGA
- the frr gene encoding ribosome recycling factor: MTEEVQFCYDSALEQNEKVLKHLEHELLKIRAGKASPMMLDSIYVDYYGARTALSQVANIATPDPRSLVVQPWDRNMIEPIDKAIQAANLGFNPQNNGELIRIIVPPLTEERRKQLVKQVKAEGETAKVGIRNTRRDANEELKQLKKDGISEDEIKEAEEKIQKLTDNFIKKVDDVLDLKEKDIMSI; this comes from the coding sequence ATGACCGAAGAAGTACAGTTTTGCTACGATTCAGCATTAGAACAAAATGAAAAGGTGTTGAAACATCTTGAACATGAGCTTTTAAAAATTCGTGCAGGAAAAGCATCACCAATGATGCTTGACAGTATTTATGTTGATTATTATGGTGCAAGAACTGCTTTAAGCCAGGTTGCAAATATTGCTACGCCAGATCCTCGTAGTTTAGTTGTTCAGCCATGGGATAGAAATATGATTGAACCGATTGATAAAGCTATTCAGGCAGCAAATCTTGGTTTTAATCCTCAAAACAATGGAGAACTAATCAGAATAATTGTTCCGCCATTAACTGAGGAGCGTCGTAAACAGCTAGTTAAACAAGTAAAAGCAGAAGGTGAAACAGCAAAGGTTGGAATCAGAAATACCCGTCGTGATGCAAATGAGGAATTAAAGCAGCTTAAAAAAGATGGAATATCAGAAGATGAAATTAAAGAAGCCGAAGAAAAAATTCAAAAACTTACAGATAACTTCATTAAAAAAGTTGATGATGTTTTGGATTTGAAAGAGAAAGATATAATGAGTATTTAA
- a CDS encoding UMP kinase, with protein sequence MAAYKRILLKLSGESLMGDSNYGIDTNRLNEYAQQIIEASELGVEIGIVIGGGNIFRGLQGVNKGFDRVKGDQMGMLATTINSIALHSAIESLGGKAKVLTSIRMEPVGELYSKAKAIELMKQGVCVIIAGGTGNPFFTTDTASALRAVEIEADVLLKGTRVDGVYTADPEKDKSATRYDELTYDKAYKDDLHVMDLTAFTLLKENNMPVLVFDMNKKGNLKRIILGEKIGTLVRN encoded by the coding sequence ATGGCTGCTTACAAACGTATACTTTTAAAATTAAGCGGAGAATCGCTGATGGGTGATAGTAATTATGGTATCGACACAAACCGTTTAAATGAATATGCCCAACAAATAATTGAAGCTTCTGAACTCGGTGTTGAGATTGGAATTGTAATTGGTGGAGGAAATATCTTCAGAGGATTACAAGGAGTAAATAAAGGCTTCGACCGTGTAAAAGGCGACCAGATGGGAATGCTTGCAACTACAATTAACAGTATTGCATTACATTCAGCAATAGAAAGCCTTGGAGGTAAAGCAAAGGTATTAACTTCTATTAGAATGGAGCCTGTTGGTGAACTTTACAGCAAAGCAAAAGCAATAGAATTAATGAAACAAGGAGTTTGTGTTATTATTGCAGGTGGTACAGGTAATCCGTTTTTTACTACCGATACTGCTTCTGCATTACGTGCAGTTGAAATTGAAGCAGATGTGTTACTTAAAGGAACCAGGGTTGATGGAGTTTATACTGCAGATCCTGAAAAAGATAAATCGGCAACCAGATATGATGAATTAACTTATGATAAGGCATATAAAGACGATTTACATGTAATGGATTTAACTGCGTTTACCTTGCTTAAGGAAAATAATATGCCGGTTTTAGTTTTTGATATGAATAAAAAAGGAAACTTAAAACGAATAATTTTGGGCGAAAAAATTGGAACATTAGTAAGAAATTAA